In the bacterium genome, CGAGCCGTTACCTGGCGCACCTGTTCGAGGTGCTGCCGACGCTCACCTCGCTGGACCAACTCGATGCTCTGCTCCCGCAGAATCTCGATCGGGCCGCGCTCAACCCGGACTGACCGAGGATGCGGTTCGTCCACCGCTTACAAACAATCGAGTGTCTCATCGGCGTTGACAGGTTCCGCCAGCCAGAAGAGCGGGACCCCAGGCAGGTAGGGCCGACAAGGTGGAAGCGGGGCCGGACACGACCTTGAGCCCCAGTAATGAACCAAGAAGCTCCATCGGGCCATCTCCCCTAATGACCGCGCAAACATGAGAGTTCTCAACGCAACCGGATACTATCGTCCGATCACCCGTATCTGGGTTGATACGAAACACAGAGTACTCAGGAACGGCGTCGTTCTCGTTTTCGATCCTCATCCTGCCGACCATGAAGATTTCGCCGCTGCGATCAACGGCCAGACCAGAGCCTAGATCCGACACGAATCCGAATCCGGCCCCGATGGTGCTGGAGCACGCATCGTCGGTACACCCCGAGATTACGGTCCGGTCCCCAGTCGCGGGATCAATCGTGATGATCGAAACGAGCCCAAGCGGACCCAACTCACCAGCGGCCAGAATGTCGTCCGGCGCTACCGAGGCCGTAGCAGCCGATTGGAGTCCGAAAACCAGAGCAAGTATGCAGATGATGAACATTGAGTCTCCTCCCTCAAACGCTTTGTTCCGGTGAGTCCCGAACACCCATCAGTCCTTTGCCAAGGTGCCACCCTCGACCAAGCGTAGGACCTCACCGTCGCCGCTTCGATCGAACATGTCTCTGCAATAGACCCCGCACGTAGGCAGAGACGCCTTCGTCCCCCGCGAACTGCCCCAGAGCATCGAGGAGACTCCGCTCGACCCGCACGCTGAGCATTGCGGACTCCTTAAGCGTCGGGGGCCGCCCTGCGCCTTCACGCCGGCCCCCGTGCTTTCTCTTTTTGGCTGAACTTCCCACTCGGAGAGAATAGGTAGAGAGGTTGAATTCGTCATGCTTATTTGAATATGTCACACTGAATTCATGAAGGCAGCAATCTACGCAAGGTGCTCCACAGCGGATCAGACGGTCGATCTCCAACTCGATGGCCTGAGGGATTACGCCAAGGCCCGGGACTTCGAGATCGTGGAGGAGTACCTGGACGAAGGCATCAGCGGCTCCAAGACCAAGCGGCCTGAACTCGATCGCCTGCTGGCCCGACTACCGGCTCTTAACAGCCGAAAATGGATGGTCTTATTACGGTGATAGGGGTGCTAAACTTCCTATCCGCATCAGAACTCCCTTCTGATGATGTGGTTGGAGAAGCAATGATGGCATGTGAACTGATAGTGAACCCTCCGGATGCCGAAGGCGACCCCGCGACCGAACGGCTATCGAGAGTCCGCATCACAGGCTCGGCACGAGACTGTCGAGAAGTACGCGTCAAATTCAACTGCGTTCGCGTCGCGATCGACCGAGTTGCCGAGGTAGTCGACGGAGAATTCCACCTTGAGGTCCGGGGCGAGGAACTCGCAGCCGGTCTTTGCGGATGCGAATCACCGGCACGCATCAGCGCTGAGTGTGTCAACGACCCCGACTGCCGGACGGAATGGTCTGGAGTGTTGCCTTGTTCCGAAGATCGGAAGTCGGATTGTGAGGCCCCCGAGGATCCGTGCGCACTCCCCTCCTTCCGAGCGGGGCCGCATCATACGGTGCACTTCCACCAGATCGTACCCCTCGCGGATGTCGACTCGCCGTCGGGCAAGCCGAACCCAGACGGGAACGCGCCGCGCCCCGTGATCGGCGGCGCACGACCGAAGAGCTGGGACGGTGTGCACCTGCGCCTGGGTGCGCTGATTCGATTCGAGCAGCAGTGGCATTTCGAACGTCTCGAGGCTTTCGACGTAGCGGCGACACTCTCCCTCGCCCCTCTCGAGATCGCGCATCTCAAGATCACAAGCACGCGAAGGGAGACGCTGAAGTCCGAGACAACCGATTCCGACGAGCAGTCGTCCACTCGCGAACGGGGTGGATCCGAGAGCGACATACTCAAGATCACCAACTCCACATCCAAGACCGAGGGTTGGAACATCAACGGTGAAGGCTCGGTCAGCGTGAAAGACGGTGCGAACACGTACGGAGCCAAGGTCAGTGGCGGGTTCAAGAAGAGCGTGACGCGTGCTGCGAGCGCGGCAGTCAATCAGATCCGATCGCGTACATTGAAATCCACCGATGTGGAGAAGCAACTACGAAAGACTGTCGTCACTGAAACTGGAGAGTCGGTTCTCGAGGACTCCTCTACCCGAACCGTCACGAACCCGTATCGAGACCGAGCCCTGCTCATCAAGGTCTTCGATCTCGAGAAGAGATTCTGTGTCCGGCTCGTTCAGAAGTCGATTGAGCCGGTCCTACTGATTGAACTCGACTGCTTGGATTTCGATGACGACTTCATCTCGTCGAACGGTCATTGGATCGCCGAGGTGTTGATTGATGAGAACCTCGCCTCAGAATGGTCGACTGCTCTCCGAGACACGGGCGGAGGTTCGGGGTGGGATGACCGATCCACGGTCATCGCGCGCCTGGCATTGGACTACCTCTTTCAGGTGCCCGCGATCTTCGGCTTTGGAGACCCCGCAGACGACGACCCCGTTCGATCCTTCGACGCCTCACACGGCGACGCAGCTTTCGAAGACGCGATGAACAACGAATTCGGCTTCGTCTTCACAGCTCTCAACGTTGGGTTCGACATCTATCGCAACATGATCAATCCCGTGGCGCAGCAAGCCTACGACCCAAACTTCCCGCCTCCCGCGCCCGCGCAGCTGGATACTCCTCGGGACCAGACATCTGAAGAAGCTCGCGAGCAAGTTCGGCGTGATCGTCTGACGCTCGAACTCGCATCATCCCTCTTTGACTACATCAACCCCCTGTGGTCGGGGAAGGAAGAGATCGATGCCGACCAGATCAGGAAGATCCTCGACACCAAGGCCCGCACCGAGGCTTTTCGCAGGATCTCTGGATTCCTCGCTTTGGTCGCAGGGGCGGTCAAGCCGGTGATGCAACCGTCCGAAGACGCCCGCGATCGGTGGGAGGCAGATGAGCGCCTGCGAAGAATCAGGGCTCGGCTGCGGGTCCATCTCCAGATGCACTGCGGCTTCTACACAGAGCGTCTTCTCTCAAGGGAGGCATCGCTGCCCGGGGCCGGCGGTCTGCGGGGTCTTGTCGAGCACATCTTGGGCGAATCGCTGGAGGACGACGTCCGAGACCTCCTCGATGCTGGCGCGTTCGTGCTGGATGGAAACGTGATCTCCGTGCCGGCCAGCGGCTCGGATGTCAGCCTTGGGAGTCTCGCGACCCAACTTCTATCCGCCGAGCAGCGCAACCGTTTGCCCAAGGAAGACCTCGAATTGAGCGCCGACGATCTCGCGTTCGAACCCGGGTCGGTGACGACAGTCCGCATTCCCTTCGATGGCACGCAAGTAGAGGTCGTTGCCGGGAAGTGCATACTCCCCGACGTACCGAACCCTCCTGACGTGTCTGGATCAGTGATCTTCGCTGTGCGACAGCCGCTTCCGTACCGCTAATGCCCACGTCCCTCGAGAAGCAGCTCTACCTGACCGAATCTCCAGCTGAGATCCGTGCAGCACGACTGTCATCTGGAGAGGTAGCGACGATCGCTAGGAACGCGAACCGCTATCCATGGGTCTATCTCCTCTACGACTTCGCTGTGGACGACTACCGGCTGAAGCCCAAGCACGAGCAATGGCTGCGGACGACGGGGCTCAAGGAGATCCAGAAGCACGCTGCGCTGATTCCCAAGCGCCGATCGATTCAGGTGTTGGGGAGCGCATCGCGCTCCGGAACGCCAGCGGAGAATCGAGAACTCGCAGAGGCCCGAGCGGCGGCTGTGGTTTCGGAAATCCTCACGAAGGCTCAGGGTTCGGTCCTCCCCGGATCTAAAGCGAGCATCCCACCGGGCATATTCTCTGTAGTCGGCCAGAACGACTGGACGATCCTGGGCGACGCCGGAACCACCCCCGAAAAGCGGCGGTTCTTGCGAAGTGTTCGAATCGTCCTGCCAGGTTTCCGCGGAGGCCACAAACCGGGATTCAGCACGGCTCAGCGTGCTAAGGCGCTGAGCCAGATCAACGGGAGATTCCACGGTCTAGAAGCCGCTTTCTACCGTTGGTACCTCGAGAGTTGGGAGTACCTGCGACTGAATCCCTATTCGCACTGGTCCAGACGACACGAGGACGGACTCTTCTTTAGGCTACCACCCGCCACACCCTCCAACGACCGTGAGACATGGTACTACCTGCGCCAACAGTACGATGAATTCCGGGCCGCATCGGCACGTCTCCGCCGCCGGTACTTACGGGTTCAGGGGAGTCTCAAGCGGCCGGAGCCCGTTCGCGCATACCAACAGTGCGCGCGCTGGATCGCAATGGATGGCTGGACTTCTCCTAGCCATTCAAGAACACGCTGGTACCAGGCGCTACCGCACTCAGGCACCAGCAACGAGTTCATTACGGTCCAGAAAAGCCTCATCCAACTCATACAATGGATCAACCAGAAAAAGTACGGCCCGCCCGACCGCACGTGGATCAGAATCGAGCGCTACTTCGCCAAGCACGCCATCCCGATG is a window encoding:
- a CDS encoding transposase domain-containing protein — translated: SRYLAHLFEVLPTLTSLDQLDALLPQNLDRAALNPD
- a CDS encoding recombinase family protein; protein product: MKAAIYARCSTADQTVDLQLDGLRDYAKARDFEIVEEYLDEGISGSKTKRPELDRLLARLPALNSRKWMVLLR
- a CDS encoding OmpA family protein; its protein translation is MPTSLEKQLYLTESPAEIRAARLSSGEVATIARNANRYPWVYLLYDFAVDDYRLKPKHEQWLRTTGLKEIQKHAALIPKRRSIQVLGSASRSGTPAENRELAEARAAAVVSEILTKAQGSVLPGSKASIPPGIFSVVGQNDWTILGDAGTTPEKRRFLRSVRIVLPGFRGGHKPGFSTAQRAKALSQINGRFHGLEAAFYRWYLESWEYLRLNPYSHWSRRHEDGLFFRLPPATPSNDRETWYYLRQQYDEFRAASARLRRRYLRVQGSLKRPEPVRAYQQCARWIAMDGWTSPSHSRTRWYQALPHSGTSNEFITVQKSLIQLIQWINQKKYGPPDRTWIRIERYFAKHAIPMKVARSNSS